The genome window GCAGATGGCGCAGCTGTCCACCGTGCAGGGCATCGGCGACCTCAACAAGACCGTCACCGCGCTGTCGGCGTCGATGAGCACCGACCAGGTGCTGCGCGGCGCCAACCTGATCGGGCACAAGGTGCTGGTGCCGTCGGCGACGCTGCCGCTGGCCGCCGAAGGCAGCACCGGCGGCCTGGTCGCGGCCAAGGCCGCGGGCGTGGTCGACGTCACCGTCAGCGATGCCAACGGGCAACCGATCAAGAAGATCAGCCTGACCACCGACAAGGCCGGCCAGCTCGATTTCGCCTGGGACGGCACCGACGCCAGCGGCAAGCGCATGCCCGCCGGCAGCTACAGCATCACCGCTGGGCAGACCGATGCCCAGGGCAACCAACTGTCCCTGTCCACGTACGTCCAGGCGCCGGTCGAGAGCGCCATCATCGGGTCGGACGGCATCTATCTCGATCTGACCGGGCTCGGCACCACGCCGCTGACCAACGTCCTCCGCGTCAGCTAACGCCACGCCCGACAATCCTCAGGAGTCCACCATGGGTTTCAATACATCGCTGTCCGGCCTCAGGGCGGCCAATACCGACCTCAACGTCACCGCCAACAACATCGCCAACGCCAACACCACCGGCTTCAAGGGCTCGCGCGCCGAGTTCGCCGACCAGTTCACGCTCAATGGCTACGGCCTGGCGCGCAACGCGGTGGGGTCGGGCGTACGCGTCAGCAACGTCGCCCAGCAGTTCTCGCAGGGCACCATCGATCCGACCGGGCGCAGCCTGGACCTGGCCATCTCCGGCTCCGGCTTCTTCACCCTGTCCAACAACGGCGCCCGCGTGTACTCGCGCGCCGGCAACTTCCAGACCGACGCCAACGGCTATGTGGTCAATCCGCAGGGCGCGCGCCTGCAGGTGTTCCCGCCGGCGAGCAACGGCAACGGCTTCGCGGTCGGCACCCTGAGCGACCTGCAACTGCTGACCACCGACAGCCCGCCCAAGCAGACCGGCACGGTCAACCTGACCTTTACCCTGCCCGGCAACACCCAGCCGCCGACGGTGACCACGTTCAATCCGAACGACGCCAACAGCTACAACAACTCCAGCGGCGGCACCACGGTGTACGACTCGCTGGGCGTGGCGCACGTGCAGACCTCGTACTTCGTCAAGACCTCCACGCCCAACCAGTGGACCGTCTACAACTACGTGGACGGCGTGGCCGCCGGCGGCGCCAGCACGCTGCAGTTCTCCAACAGCGGCGCGCTGGTCAGCCCGGCCGACGGCAATATCCCGCTGGGCTCCTTCACCCCCGCCACGGGCGCCGGCACCCTGTCGCTGACCTTGAACGTGTTCGGTTCGACCCAGTACGGCGAAGCCTTCGCGCTGCGCGGCGCGACCCAGGACGGCTACGCCAGCGGCAAGCTCAACTCGATCAGCATCGACGAGAAAGGCATCGTCTACGCGCGCTACTCCAACAACGCGGACAAGGCGCTGGGCCAGATCGCGGTGACCAACTTCGTCAATCCGCAGGGCCTGAGTTCGCTCGGCGACAACGCCTGGGCGGAAAGCTCGGCGTCCGGCATCGCCCGCACCGGCTCGCCGGCGACCTCGGATTTCGGCAGCGTGCAGTCCGGCTCGCTGGAATCCTCCACCGTCGACCTGACCGAGCAACTGGTCAACATGATCGTGGCGCAGCGCAACTTCCAGGCCAACTCGCAGGTGATCTCGACCCAGGATCAGGTCACGCAGACGATCATCAATATGCGTTGACGACCGCAGGGAATCGGGAACGGGGAATCGGGAATCGTGAACGCGGTTCCCGCCACCGAACGCCCGCTTTCCTCCATTCCCGATTCCCCATTCCCGGTTCCCTCCAATGGACAAAGCCCTCTACGTCGCCATGACCGGCGCCCGCGCGTCGCTGCAGGCGCAGGCCACCGTGTCGCACAACCTGGCCAACGTCGAGACCTCCGGGTTCAAGGCGGCGCTGGCCAATACCGAGGCCTATCGGATTCCCGGCGCCGGTTATCCGTCGCGGATCGATGCGGTGCATATCGACCAGGGCTTCAACCGCGACGTCGGCGCGCAGCACCTGACCGGCAATCCGCTGGATGTGTCGCTGGATGCCGATCGCTGGCTGGCGGTGCAGTCCGCCGACGGCAAGGAGGCCTACACGCGCGGCGGCGAATTGGCGCTGACCCCGAACGGCCAGTTGGTCACCGCCAGCGGCCATGCGGTGCTCGATGACCAGGGCAATCCGGTGGCGATTCCGCCGCACCAGTCGCTGGAAATCGGCAACGACGGCACCGTGTCGATCGTGCCGCTGGGCGAAGCCCCCACCGCGATGAACACCATCGCCACCCTCAAGGTGGTGCAGGCGCCGGCGGACCAGCTCACCCGCCGCCCCGACGGCCTGATGCGCAACGTCAGCGACGATCCGGCCAAGGCCTTCGCGCTCGCCACCGGCAATTCGCTGCGGACCGGCGTGCTCGAGAGCAGCAATGTCGATGCCGCCGGCGCGCTGGTGCAGATGATCCAGTTGCAGCGCCAGTTCGAAATGCAGGTGAAGGTCATCAAGAACGGCGACGAGAACGCGCAGTCGGCCAACACGCTGTTGCGCCTGAACGGCTAAGGCGCGCCGCGGCGCCCGCAGGCGCCGGTTTGGCACGGCACATGCATCAGTCCCTGCGCCCCCGGCGCGTCGTGCCGGGGCCACCATCAGAGGAATTCGGGTCATGAATCAGGCTTTGTGGGTCGCCAAGACCGGACTGGATGCGCAGCAGACGCGCATGTCGGTCGTCTCCAACAACCTGGCCAACACCAACACCACCGGCTTCAAGCGCGACCGCGCCAACTTCGAGGACCTGCTGTACCAACAGCTGCGGCAGCCCGGTGGTGCCAGCTCCTCGCAGACGCAGTTGCCCTCCGGCCTGCAGGTGGGTACCGGCGTGCGCGTGGTCGCCACCGCCAAGGATTTCGAGCAGGGCAGCCAGCAGCAGACCGACCGCGCCCTGGACGTGATGGTCAACGGCCGCGGCTTCTTCGAAGTGCAGATGCCGGACGGCACCTCGGCCTACACCCGCGACGGCAGCTTCCAGATCAACGCGCAGGGCGAGCTGGTCACCAACAGCGGCTACCCGATCCAGCCGGGCATCCAGATTCCGGAAGGCGCGCAGTCGGTGACCATCGGCGCCGACGGCACGGTGAGCGTGCAGATCGCCGGGACCGCCGCGGCGCTGCAGGTCGGCGCGCTGACCCTGACCGACTTCATCAATCCCTCGGGCCTGCAGGCCCAGGGCCAGAACCTGTACGTGGAAACCGCCGCCTCCGGCCCGGCGACGAACGGCACGCCCGGCCTCAACGGCCTCGGCAAGATCGCGCAGGGCGCGCTGGAAGGCAGCAACGTCAATGTGGTGGAAGAGCTGGTGAGCATGATCGAGACCCAGCGCGCCTACGAGATGAACGCCAAGGCCATCTCCACCACCGACTCCATGCTCGGCTATCTGAACAACAACGTCTGATCCCTTCGCCTCCGGAATCCGCCATGTCGCGCCTGTCCTCCCTCTCCTTCTCCGCCGCGCTGTTGCTGCCGGTCCTGCTCGGCGGTTGCGCCGGCCTGGGCGTGGCCGCCGGCGACGTGCGTCCGTACGCGCCGATGGCGCCGATCGTGCCGGTGATGGCGCCGCAGGCGCAGCCCACCGCCGGTGCGATCTACGCCGCCGGCCCCGGCCTGCAGCTGTATTCGGACCGCCGCGCCCGCGACGTCGGCGACCTGCTGACCATCACCCTGGTCGAAAGCACCGCCGCCAGCAGCACCGCCAACACCAGCATCAGCAAGAAGGACGCGGTGACCATGGCCACGCCGACCCTGCTCGGCGCGCCGCTGACCGTCAACGGCACCAACATCCTCAACAACGCCACCAGCGGCGACCGCAGCTTCGCCGGCAAGGGCAACACCGCGCAGAGCAACACCATGCAGGGCAGCATCACCGTGACCGTGATGCAGCGCCTGCCCAATGGCAACCTGGTGATCCAGGGCCAGAAGAACCTGCGCCTGAACCAGGGCGACGAGCTGGTGCAGGTGCAGGGCGTGGTCCGCGCCGCCGACATCGCCCCGGACAACACCATTCCCTCCAGCAAGGTGGCCGAAGCGCGGATCGCCTACGGCGGCCGCGGCGCGGTCGCGCAGTCCAACGCGATGGGCTGGCTGAGCCGCTTCTTCAACTCGCGCATCTCGCCGTACTGAGGCCCGCCATGAATCTCCTGTCCCTGCCCTGCCGCCTGCTTGCCGCCGTCGCCCTGTGCGCCGGCCTGGCCGCGCCGGCCGCGGCCGAACGCATCAAGGACCTGGCCCAGGTCGGCGGCGTGCGCAACAACGCGCTGGTCGGCTACGGCCTGGTGGTCGGCCTGGACGGCAGCGGCGATCGCACCAGCCAGGCGCCCTTCACCGTGCAGAGCCTGAAGAACATGCTCGGCGAGCTGGGCGTCAACGTGCCGGCCAACGTCAATCCGCAGCTGAAGAACGTGGCCGCGGTGGCGATCAGTGCGCAGTTGCCGGCGTTCGCCAAGCCGGGCCAGACCATCGACATCACCGTCTCCTCGATCGGCAACGCGATCTCGCTGCGTGGCGGCACGCTGCTGATGGCGCCGCTGAAAGGTGCCGATGGTCAGGTCTATGCAGTCGCGCAGGGCAACCTGGTGGTCGGCGGCTTCGGCGCGCAGGGCAAGGACGGTTCGCGGATCTCGGTGAACGTGCCCAGCGTCGGCCTGATCCCCAATGGCGCGACGGTGGAACGTGCGCTGCCGGACGTGTTCGGCAACACCGGCGAGATCACCCTGAACCTGCACCAGCCCGATTTCACCACCGTCTCGCGCATGGTCTCGGCGCTGGAAAGCACCTTCGGCCCGGGCAGCGCGCACGCGGTGGACGGCTCCACCGTGGCGGTGCGTTCGCCCACCGACCAGAGCGCGCGGATCGGCCTGCTGGCGCGCATCGAGAACGTCGAGCTGTCGCCGGGCGCGGCGCCGGCCAAGGTGGTGGTCAACGCCCGCACCGGCACGGTGGTGATCGGCTCGCAGGTGCGGGTCAGCCCGGCGGCGATCTCGCACGGCTCGCTGACGGTGACCATCAGCGAAGGCACCCAGGTCAGCCAGCCCAATGCGCTGAGCGGCGGCCAGACCGTGGCCACGCCCAAGTCCACCATCACCGCCACCAACGAAGGCAGCCGCATGTTCAAGTTCGAGGGCGGCACCTCGCTGGATCAGATCGTGCGGGCGGTCAACGAGGTCGGCGCCGCGCCTGGCGACCTGATCGCGATTCTGGAAGCGCTCAAGCAGGCCGGTGCCCTGAGCGCGGAGCTAGAGGTGATCTGACATGCGTATTTCGGCCGCTCCCTTCGATCTGCACGCCTCTACCCAGAACGATCCGGCCAAGATCGACAAGGTCTCGCGCCAGCTCGAAGGGCAGTTCGCCAACATGCTGGTCAAGAGCATGCGCGAGGCCAGCTTCGGTAACTCGCTATTCCCGGGCGAGAACCAGACCTTCCGCGACATGTACGACCAGCAGCTGGCCAAGGGCCTGACCGACGGCAAGGGGCTGGGCCTGGCGGCAATGATCGCCAAGCAGCTCGGCGGCGGGCAGCCGGCGGCGAGCGAGACGCCCAACACCGCGCTGGGCGCAGCCAAGGCGGCCAAGGCCTACTCGCTGGTGTCCGGCCAGTCCGGCAACGGCCCGATGCCGCTGCAGGGCGAGGCCGCGCTCGGCGCCGGTGCCGCGGCCGGCGCCGGCGTCGGCCCGTGGAGCAGCGCCGATGGCGCGGCCCCGCAGCACCAGGTCGACCAGGTGCTGGACATGATCGCCGGCCGCGAGAGCAGCGCCCTGCACCAGGCCATCGGCAGCAGCCCGGCCGACGGCAGCGCCGGCCTGTCCTGGGCCGGCGCCGACGACCGCTGGTCGAACCTGCAGGCGGCCGCCGACAGCGGCAGCGCCATCGATCCCAGCGCCGCGGCGGCCGCCAATGCCGCCGCGGCCAGCCTCGGCGAGCGCACCCCGGAAGGCTTCGTCGCCAAGATCTGGAACCATGCGCAGAAGGCCGCGCAGGAACTGGGCGTGGACGCGCGCGCCCTGGTTGCGCAGGCCGCGCTGGAAACCGGCTGGGGCCGCCGCGGCATCTCCCGCGGCGACGGTGCCAGTTCCAACAACCTGTTCGGGATCAAGGCCACCGGCTGGAGCGGCGAGCGCGTGACCACCGGCACCCACGAGTACGTGGACGGGGTCAAGCAGTCGCAGACCGCCGATTTCCGCGCCTATTCCTCGCCGGCGGAGAGCTTCGCCGACTACGTGCGCTTGCTGAAGACCAATCCGCGCTACCAGCAGGCGCTGAAGGCCGGCACCGACATCCGCGGCTTCGCCCAGGGCCTGCAGCGCGCCGGCTACGCCACCGACCCGGCCTATGCGGCCAAGATCGCCGCCATCGCCGGCGGCCCGACCATCGGCCGCGCGGTCGCCGCGATCGGCAGCGCCGCCGCCGGCGGCATCGAACGCGTGCTGGCCAGCACCGTCGATTCGTCCGGCCTCGTGCGCCGCTGAGGTAGCCGCCCATGTCCATCCTCTCCACCGGTACCGGCGCCCTGCTCGCCTTCCAGCGGGCCCTGTCCACGGTCAGCCACAACGTCGCCAACATCAACACCGACGGCTACAGCCGGCAGCGGACGACGTTCGCGACCACGGTCCCCAGCCAGTACGGCAGCCAGTTCATCGGCAACGGTACCCAGATCAACGACATCTCCCGCGTCGCCGACCAACTGGCGATCTCGCGCCTGTTCGACAGCACCGGCGAAGTCGCGCGGCTGAAGCAGTTGTCCAGCCTGTCCAGCCGCGTGGACGGGCTGTTCTCGGACAAGGCCACCAGCCTCGCCGGGCAGTGGTCGAACTTCTTCGACGCCACCACCGGCCTGTCCTCCAACGCCTCGGCCAGCGCCAACCGGCAGAACCTGCTGGACGCCGGCAATTCGCTGGTCACCCGCTTCAAGCAGCTCAACGGCCAGCTCGATTCGCTGAGCAGCGAGGTCAACAACGGCCTGCTGGCCGGCACCGCCGAAGCCAACCGCCTGGCCACCGAGATCGCCAAGCTCAATGGCCAGATCGGCTCCAACGCCAACGCCGCCGCGCCGGACCTGCTCGATCGCCGCGACCAGATGATCAGCCAGCTCATCGGCTACACCGGCGGCAGCGTCATCCAGCAGGACGGCGGGATGATGAACGTCTATACCTCCGGCGGCCAGGCGATGGTGGTGGGCACCAACGCCTCGACGCTGGTGGCCAGTCCCGACCCCTACCAGCCGGAGCGGCTGCAGATCGCGGTGAAGACCCAGGGCGGCTCGACCCCGCTGAGCGAAAAGGCGCTGGGCGGGCAGATCGGCGGCTTCCTGGAGTTCCGCAGCACCGTCCTGGATCCGACCAAGGCCGAACTCGGCCGCATCGCCACCGGCCTGGCCAGCACCTATAACCAGCAGCACCACGCCGGCATGGACCTGTATGGGCAGATGGGCGGGGATTTCTTCAATCTGCCGCCGCCGACCGTGGACGGCAACAGCGCCAACACCGGCACGGCGGCGTTCACCGCCAGCGTCAGCGACCTGAGCAAGCTCGACGGGCAGAACCTGCTGCTGACCTACAACGGCACGAGCTGGAACGCCAGCCGCGCCGACACCGGCGCCAGCGTCCCGATGAGCGGGTCCGGCACCAGTACCGACCCGTTCGTGGTCAACGGCGTGACCCTGCAGGTATCCGGCACCGCCGCCAGTGGCGACAAGTTCCTGCTGCAGCCCACCGCCAACACCATCAGCAAGCTGTCGGTCGCCATCAGCGACCCCTCGCGCATCGCCGCGGCGACGCCGATCCAGGCCAGCGCCACGCTGAACAACCTGGGCACCGGCAAGGTCAGCAACGTCACCGCGACCGACGCCAGCAACGCCAACCTGCTGACGCCGGCGAACATCGCCTTCATCGATTCCACGCATTACTCGATCAACGGCGGCGCGCCGCAGACCTACACCGCCGGGCAGACCATCAGCGCCAACGGCTGGAGCCTGACCATGGACGGCGTGCCGTCCGCCGGCGACAGCTTCGCGGTGGGTCCCACCGGGGTCGGCTCGAGCAACAACGGCAATGCCCTGCTGCTGTCCAACCTGGACGATGCCAAGGCCTTCAACGGCGGCACCATCACCCTCAACGGCGCGGTGGCCGGCCTGACCACCACGATCGGCTCGTCGGCACGCCAGGCCAAGTACGCGGCCGACGCGCAGGACGTGATCCAGAGCAGCGCCCAGGATGCGCGCGACTCGCTGTCCGGCGTCAATCTCGACGAGGAAGCGGCGGACATGCTGCGGCTGCAGCAGGCCTACCAGGCGGCCTCGCGCCTGATCTCCACCGCCGACACCCTGTTCCAGTCCATCCTGAGCGCGGTCCGATGAGCAATCGCATCTCCAGCGGCATGATCTTCAATCAGTCGCTCAACACCATGCTCGGCAAGCAGGCGACGATCTCGCACCTGCAGCAGCAACTCTCCACCGGCCAGCGCCTGGTCAGTGCGGCCGACGACCCGGTCGCCGCCGGCACCGCGGTCAGCCTGGATCGCACCGTGGCCGCGCTGGCCCGCTTCGGCGACAACGCCACCAACGTGCAGAACCGGCTCAACCTGCAAGAGAACTCGCTGTCGCAGGCCGGCGACCTGATGGCGCGGGTCAAGGATCTGGCGGTGGAAGCCAATAGTTCGGCGCTCACCACCCCCGACCGCAAGGCCATCGCCGCCGAGCTGAAGACCCTGCACGACAGCCTGCTGAGCCTGTCCAACAGCACCGATGGCTCCGGCCGCTACCTGTTCGGCGGCACCGCCGACGACGCGGCGCCCTTCGCCGTGGTCTCCGGCAACGTGGTCTACAGCGGCAACCAGACCCAGCGCAGCGTGGAAGTGGCGCCGGACACCAAGGTCTCCGACACCCTGCCCGGCAGCGAAATCTTCATGCGCGTGCCCACCGGCGACGGCACCGTCGACGCGCATGCGGCCGCCGGCAACACCGGCACCGGCCTGCTGCTGGACTTCAGCCGCGACAGCTCCGGCAGCGCCTGGAACGGCGGCAGCTACAGCGTGGTGTTCACTGCCGCCACCACCTACGAGGTGCGCGACAGCAGCGGCACGGTGGTCAACACCGGTACCTACGCCGCCGGAGAGAGCATCGGCCTGCCCGGCCTGAAGATGCGCGTGGACGGCGCCCCCGCGGCCGGCGACAGCTTCCAGATCGGTCCATCGACCACCAAGGACGTGTTCTCCACCATCAGCAACCTGGTCAACCTGCTCAATACCGATCCGATCACCCCGACGGCCAAGGCGGCGCTGCAGAACGGACTGCAATCGTCGATGCGCGACATCACCCAGGCCTCGTCGAAGATGATCGACGCGCGCGCCGCCGGCGGCGCCCAGCTCGCGGCCATCGACAACGCCACCGACCTGCGCGAAGCCAACAACGTGACCCTGAAGACCACCCTGTCCTCGCTGCGCGACCTCGACTACGCCCAGGCGATTTCCCAGTACCAACTGGAACAGTCGGCGCTGAAAGCGGCACAGACCATCTTCACCCAGATGCAGAAGATGTCGCTGTTCGACCGGCTCGGCTAAACAGCCGATATACCGGATATACCAAAAGGCCCGGAGCGCGGCGACGCCTCCGGGCCTTTTCCGTTATACAAAAGACCGCCATCGCCGCTGGATAAGTAGACAACGCGCAGGCAGCCCTAAAGTTTGCCGAAGTGCGGCCGAGAAAGGCTCTCCGCGGTGTTCCAGGTGTTTTGCGCATCGCCGGAACGGCAAATTTTCTGCAGTAAATCGCTAAAGGTTGCGCGCCTGTCGCCGTTACTTATATCACCAGCCGCACTGGCCAAATTGATGGCCCCCTGCGGAGACTCCAGGCACCAACCGGTTGCCGGACAAATCGCTTAGAGGAGATATCAAAATGGCACAGGTAATCAATACCAACGTAATGTCGCTGAACGCTCAGCGCAACCTCAACACCACCAGCGCCAGCCTGGCGACGACGATCCAGCGTCTGTCTTCGGGCCTGCGCATCAACAGCGCCAAGGACGACGCCGCCGGTCTGGCGATCTCCGAGCGCTTCACCACCCAGATCCGTGGTCTGGACGTGGCCTCGCGCAACGCCAACGACGGCATCTCGCTGGCGCAGACCGCCGAAGGCGCGATGGTCGAAATCGGCAACAACCTGCAGCGTATCCGCGAACTGGCAGTGCAGTCGGCCAACGCCACCAACTCCAGCACCGACCGCGGCGCGCTGAACTCGGAAGTCAAGCAGCTGGCCTCGGAAATCGACCGCGTCTCCAGCCAGACCAACTTCAACGGCACCAAGCTGCTGGACGGCTCGTTCTCCGGCGCCCTGTTCCAGGTCGGCGCCGACGCTGGCCAGACCATCGGCATCAACAGCATCGTCAACGCCAGCGCCGCCTCGCTGGGCAAGGCCGGCTTCGCCGCCACCCAGACCGGCTCGGCCGCCCTGGCCTCCGGTACCGCCACCGCCAGCGGCAGCTTCTCCGGCATGGTCGTCAACGGCGTCACCATCGCCTCGGTCTCGGTGGCCGTCGGCGACGTCGGCAGCGACATCTCCAAGAAGATCGCCTCGGCGATCAACGACAAGCTGGCCCAGACCGGCGTGTACGCCTCGGTCGACAGCACCAGCGGTGCGCTGAAGCTGGAATCGGTCAAGGGCGGCCAGGACTTCTCCTTCACCGCGGGCAGCGCCACCGGTGCCACCGGCGTCACCTTCAGCAACGCCGGCATCGCCGCCAGCGCCGCTGCCACCGCCGGCACCACCAACTACCTGGCCGACGTGGACATCTCCACCTTCCAGGGCGCGCAGAAGGCGCTGAGCATCATCGACAACGCGCTGACCTCGGTGAACTCCTCGCGCGCCGACATGGGTGCGATCCAGAACCGCTTCACCTCCACCATCGCCAACCTGAGCTCCACCTCGGAGAACCTGTCGGCCTCGCGCAGCCGCATCCGCGACACCGACTACGCCAAGGAAACCGCCGAGCTGACCCGTACGCAGATCCTGCAGCAGGCCGGCACCGCGATGCTGGCCCAGGCCAAGCAGGCCCCGCAGAGCGTGCTGAGCCTGCTCCAGGGCTAAGCGTCGCCAGCCGCATCGCACCACCGAGGCCCCTCCGCAAGGAGGGGCCTTTTTTGTTCCCTGTTCCCGCCACGGGCCGTCGCATCTCGGAGGAAGCGCCATCTCCGCGCGTTGCCGGTCCTCGACGCCGAAGGTAAGCGCTGCCCTGCCTGGTAGGGCGGCGGCCAGCAGACAGCGTGGCCATGCTATTCGCGGTGATCCCCGTGCATGCGACCCGTTATGAGGGATCAACGGGAGACGGCCAATGCCACCGACCGCCGGCGCTGTCGCGCGACGCGTGACCAATGGACTGGATGACGGTCAGCAGTTGGCGATGACAGCGGCCGCATTCCAAGATCGCCTGTAAAGCGTCGTCAACGCCGTGCACGACCTGAAAGCACGCCGGCATTGCCCACATCGCTGGACGACCGACACTCCTTCTACTTCATCGCCAAGGATGGCGGGAAGGCGATCGGAGAGGGAGAGGGAGAGATGGCCAAGCCGTCGCGTCGCGATGCGCTGCGTACCGGCAGGTCAAGCGTTCGCGTCGTCGACGCGACACACCATCGAGAGCATCGAGCACATCACTCCCTGCACGATTCGGGCCGCCCTTTCTTCGACTTGGGCAAGACGCCTAAAGTTTGACGAAGCGCGGCCGAAACAAGCCTTTCGCCGCGTTTCTGGTGTCACGCAAATCGCCGAAACGCCAAATTTTCGGCAGCAAATCCCTAAAGGTTGCGCACCGACTGCCGTTACTTATACCAGCAGCGGCACTGGCCAATTGATGGCCCCCTGCGGAGGCTCCAGGCACCAACGGGTTGCCGGACAAATCGCTTAGAGGAGATATCAAAATGGCACAGGTAATCAATACCAACGTAATGTCGCTGAACGCTCAGCGCAACCTCAACACCACCAGCGCCAGCCTGGCGACGACGATCCAGCGTCTGTCTTCGGGCCTGCGCATCAACAGCGCCAAGGACGACGCCGCCGGTCTGGCGATCTCCGAGCGCTTCACCACCCAGATCCGTGGTCTGGACGTGGCCTCGCGCAACGCCAACGACGGCATCTCGCTGGCGCAGACCGCCGAAGGCGCGATGGTCGAAATCGGCAACAACCTGCAGCGTATCCGCGAACTGGCGGTGCAGTCGGCCAACGCCACCAACTCCAGCACCGACCGCGGCGCGCTGAACTCGGAAGTCAAGCAGCTGGCCTCGGAAATCGACCGCGTCTCCAGCCAGACCAACTTCAACGGCACCAAGCTGCTGGACGGCTCCTTCTCCGGCGCCCTGTTCCAGGTCGGTGCCGATGCCGGCCAGACCATCGGCATCAACAGCATCGTCAACGCCAGCGCCGCCTCGCTGGGCAAGGCCGGCTTCGCCGCCACCCAGACCGGCTCGGCCGCCCTGGCCTCCGG of Xanthomonas sacchari contains these proteins:
- a CDS encoding flagellar hook capping FlgD N-terminal domain-containing protein — encoded protein: MTSVTTSTDAYSSLGLTASGNTNTTKNKALQQADFLKLMTEQLQHQDPLKPMDNSQMVAQMAQLSTVQGIGDLNKTVTALSASMSTDQVLRGANLIGHKVLVPSATLPLAAEGSTGGLVAAKAAGVVDVTVSDANGQPIKKISLTTDKAGQLDFAWDGTDASGKRMPAGSYSITAGQTDAQGNQLSLSTYVQAPVESAIIGSDGIYLDLTGLGTTPLTNVLRVS
- the flgE gene encoding flagellar hook protein FlgE, with protein sequence MGFNTSLSGLRAANTDLNVTANNIANANTTGFKGSRAEFADQFTLNGYGLARNAVGSGVRVSNVAQQFSQGTIDPTGRSLDLAISGSGFFTLSNNGARVYSRAGNFQTDANGYVVNPQGARLQVFPPASNGNGFAVGTLSDLQLLTTDSPPKQTGTVNLTFTLPGNTQPPTVTTFNPNDANSYNNSSGGTTVYDSLGVAHVQTSYFVKTSTPNQWTVYNYVDGVAAGGASTLQFSNSGALVSPADGNIPLGSFTPATGAGTLSLTLNVFGSTQYGEAFALRGATQDGYASGKLNSISIDEKGIVYARYSNNADKALGQIAVTNFVNPQGLSSLGDNAWAESSASGIARTGSPATSDFGSVQSGSLESSTVDLTEQLVNMIVAQRNFQANSQVISTQDQVTQTIINMR
- a CDS encoding flagellar basal body rod protein FlgF; amino-acid sequence: MDKALYVAMTGARASLQAQATVSHNLANVETSGFKAALANTEAYRIPGAGYPSRIDAVHIDQGFNRDVGAQHLTGNPLDVSLDADRWLAVQSADGKEAYTRGGELALTPNGQLVTASGHAVLDDQGNPVAIPPHQSLEIGNDGTVSIVPLGEAPTAMNTIATLKVVQAPADQLTRRPDGLMRNVSDDPAKAFALATGNSLRTGVLESSNVDAAGALVQMIQLQRQFEMQVKVIKNGDENAQSANTLLRLNG
- the flgG gene encoding flagellar basal-body rod protein FlgG; translation: MNQALWVAKTGLDAQQTRMSVVSNNLANTNTTGFKRDRANFEDLLYQQLRQPGGASSSQTQLPSGLQVGTGVRVVATAKDFEQGSQQQTDRALDVMVNGRGFFEVQMPDGTSAYTRDGSFQINAQGELVTNSGYPIQPGIQIPEGAQSVTIGADGTVSVQIAGTAAALQVGALTLTDFINPSGLQAQGQNLYVETAASGPATNGTPGLNGLGKIAQGALEGSNVNVVEELVSMIETQRAYEMNAKAISTTDSMLGYLNNNV
- the flgH gene encoding flagellar basal body L-ring protein FlgH codes for the protein MSRLSSLSFSAALLLPVLLGGCAGLGVAAGDVRPYAPMAPIVPVMAPQAQPTAGAIYAAGPGLQLYSDRRARDVGDLLTITLVESTAASSTANTSISKKDAVTMATPTLLGAPLTVNGTNILNNATSGDRSFAGKGNTAQSNTMQGSITVTVMQRLPNGNLVIQGQKNLRLNQGDELVQVQGVVRAADIAPDNTIPSSKVAEARIAYGGRGAVAQSNAMGWLSRFFNSRISPY
- a CDS encoding flagellar basal body P-ring protein FlgI codes for the protein MNLLSLPCRLLAAVALCAGLAAPAAAERIKDLAQVGGVRNNALVGYGLVVGLDGSGDRTSQAPFTVQSLKNMLGELGVNVPANVNPQLKNVAAVAISAQLPAFAKPGQTIDITVSSIGNAISLRGGTLLMAPLKGADGQVYAVAQGNLVVGGFGAQGKDGSRISVNVPSVGLIPNGATVERALPDVFGNTGEITLNLHQPDFTTVSRMVSALESTFGPGSAHAVDGSTVAVRSPTDQSARIGLLARIENVELSPGAAPAKVVVNARTGTVVIGSQVRVSPAAISHGSLTVTISEGTQVSQPNALSGGQTVATPKSTITATNEGSRMFKFEGGTSLDQIVRAVNEVGAAPGDLIAILEALKQAGALSAELEVI
- the flgJ gene encoding flagellar assembly peptidoglycan hydrolase FlgJ encodes the protein MRISAAPFDLHASTQNDPAKIDKVSRQLEGQFANMLVKSMREASFGNSLFPGENQTFRDMYDQQLAKGLTDGKGLGLAAMIAKQLGGGQPAASETPNTALGAAKAAKAYSLVSGQSGNGPMPLQGEAALGAGAAAGAGVGPWSSADGAAPQHQVDQVLDMIAGRESSALHQAIGSSPADGSAGLSWAGADDRWSNLQAAADSGSAIDPSAAAAANAAAASLGERTPEGFVAKIWNHAQKAAQELGVDARALVAQAALETGWGRRGISRGDGASSNNLFGIKATGWSGERVTTGTHEYVDGVKQSQTADFRAYSSPAESFADYVRLLKTNPRYQQALKAGTDIRGFAQGLQRAGYATDPAYAAKIAAIAGGPTIGRAVAAIGSAAAGGIERVLASTVDSSGLVRR
- the flgK gene encoding flagellar hook-associated protein FlgK, which gives rise to MSILSTGTGALLAFQRALSTVSHNVANINTDGYSRQRTTFATTVPSQYGSQFIGNGTQINDISRVADQLAISRLFDSTGEVARLKQLSSLSSRVDGLFSDKATSLAGQWSNFFDATTGLSSNASASANRQNLLDAGNSLVTRFKQLNGQLDSLSSEVNNGLLAGTAEANRLATEIAKLNGQIGSNANAAAPDLLDRRDQMISQLIGYTGGSVIQQDGGMMNVYTSGGQAMVVGTNASTLVASPDPYQPERLQIAVKTQGGSTPLSEKALGGQIGGFLEFRSTVLDPTKAELGRIATGLASTYNQQHHAGMDLYGQMGGDFFNLPPPTVDGNSANTGTAAFTASVSDLSKLDGQNLLLTYNGTSWNASRADTGASVPMSGSGTSTDPFVVNGVTLQVSGTAASGDKFLLQPTANTISKLSVAISDPSRIAAATPIQASATLNNLGTGKVSNVTATDASNANLLTPANIAFIDSTHYSINGGAPQTYTAGQTISANGWSLTMDGVPSAGDSFAVGPTGVGSSNNGNALLLSNLDDAKAFNGGTITLNGAVAGLTTTIGSSARQAKYAADAQDVIQSSAQDARDSLSGVNLDEEAADMLRLQQAYQAASRLISTADTLFQSILSAVR